In one Deltaproteobacteria bacterium genomic region, the following are encoded:
- the ispG gene encoding flavodoxin-dependent (E)-4-hydroxy-3-methylbut-2-enyl-diphosphate synthase, giving the protein MKGRETRRETRQIRVGRVPIGGGAPIAVQSMTNTDTRNVSATLEQIEELAEAGCEIVRLAVPDLEAAEAFGRIKEKASPPLIADIHFDHRLALRALEAGADGLRINPGNIGGIGPLEKIIRAAERRRVPIRIGVNSGSLQREILEKYGRPTPEAMVESALSHIQMFEDMGYREIKISLKSSNVLDTIAAYELLSRRTDYPLHLGVTEAGTLISGTVKSAIGIGVLLLEGIGDTLRVSLSRPPAEEVRVAYEILRALDLRHRGPEIVSCPTCGRCEIDLFGLVQKVEKALSGIQASPKVAIMGCIVNGPGEAREADVGIAGGRGQGILFKKGRLVRKVPEEDLASVLVGEVLKFVEQGLAQD; this is encoded by the coding sequence GTGAAGGGGAGAGAAACAAGAAGAGAAACACGGCAGATCCGTGTCGGAAGGGTTCCGATCGGCGGGGGCGCGCCCATCGCGGTCCAATCCATGACCAACACGGATACGAGGAACGTTTCCGCCACGCTTGAGCAAATAGAGGAACTCGCAGAGGCGGGGTGTGAGATCGTCCGACTGGCCGTGCCGGACCTGGAGGCTGCCGAGGCCTTCGGCAGGATCAAGGAGAAGGCCTCTCCTCCCTTGATCGCCGATATCCACTTCGATCATCGTCTGGCCCTCCGTGCACTGGAGGCAGGGGCGGACGGGTTGAGAATCAATCCAGGCAATATCGGGGGGATAGGGCCGCTGGAAAAAATCATCCGGGCGGCGGAGAGGAGAAGGGTCCCCATCCGGATCGGGGTGAATTCGGGATCTCTTCAACGGGAGATCCTGGAGAAATACGGACGACCCACTCCGGAGGCGATGGTGGAGAGCGCCCTTTCCCACATCCAGATGTTCGAAGACATGGGCTATCGAGAGATAAAGATCTCCCTGAAGTCCTCCAACGTGCTGGATACGATTGCGGCTTACGAACTTCTGAGCCGGCGTACGGACTATCCCCTTCACTTGGGAGTCACGGAGGCCGGAACCTTGATTTCCGGTACGGTAAAGAGTGCTATCGGAATAGGGGTTCTCCTGCTTGAAGGCATCGGGGATACTTTGCGGGTTTCCCTTTCACGACCCCCTGCAGAAGAGGTGAGGGTGGCCTATGAGATCCTGAGGGCCTTGGATTTGCGGCACCGGGGCCCTGAGATCGTGAGTTGCCCCACCTGCGGCCGATGTGAAATAGATCTCTTCGGGCTGGTCCAAAAGGTGGAAAAGGCCCTTTCGGGAATCCAGGCCTCTCCCAAGGTCGCTATCATGGGCTGTATCGTGAACGGTCCGGGAGAGGCCAGGGAGGCGGACGTCGGGATCGCGGGCGGAAGGGGACAGGGGATCCTGTTCAAGAAGGGCCGGTTGGTGAGAAAGGTCCCGGAGGAGGATCTTGCCTCGGTGCTGGTCGGGGAGGTCTTGAAATTTGTCGAGCAGGGCTTGGCGCAGGATTGA
- a CDS encoding bifunctional (p)ppGpp synthetase/guanosine-3',5'-bis(diphosphate) 3'-pyrophosphohydrolase, with the protein MIRLNDITGQLLSYNPNAEISLVEKAYVYSAKVHQGQIRLSGEPYLSHPLEVAYILTQMKMDVTSVAAGLLHDTIEDTDAELSEIERLFGTETAKIVDGVTKIGQMQFTTREERQAENMRKMILAMATDIRVIIVKLADRLHNMQTLGFQPPEKQVLIARETLDIYAPLAGRMGIYWLKSSLEDLCLFYLEPAIYEMIKTELAMRRGAREKFIEEVKALLSRKLEEANIKATIKGRHKHFYSIYRKMRDQNLNVNQVHDVVAFRVIVNSLRECYEILGLIHSMWKPVAGRFKDYISMPKANMYQSLHTTVIGPLGQRMEIQIRTWEMDRVAEEGIAAHWKYKEGLSSSREDERQFAWLRQLLEWQKSLKDPREFMESVRMDLFPDEVYVFTPRGEVKAFPRGATPVDFAYSIHSEVGDKCAGARVNGRMVPLRYQLKNGDMVEIITSAKAHPSKDWLDFVKTSRAKTKIRHWIRGQETDQSITLGREILEKALEQNHINLPNLQKSEPLAALAREFSFHTVQDLLANIGYGKVSVRQVIGRLKPKLGIEEEKVHGIVSKMVSRIKRKKSTRRIKVKGVDHMMVRFANCCNPLPGEPVIGFITRGRGVTIHKHDCRHIKEANPERLVDVVWESSAEEVHAVKLKVTTLEGKGVLAEVSAAIAQKDGNILQADVKTTVDHKGISVFTVEITDYRHLQEIINALKRVKNVLLVERL; encoded by the coding sequence ATGATTCGGTTAAATGATATCACCGGGCAGCTCCTGTCTTACAACCCGAACGCTGAAATCAGCCTGGTGGAGAAGGCCTATGTTTACTCAGCCAAGGTCCACCAGGGACAGATCCGCCTTTCCGGGGAACCCTACCTTTCCCATCCCCTTGAGGTCGCCTATATCCTGACCCAGATGAAGATGGATGTGACCAGCGTGGCGGCCGGCCTCCTCCATGACACCATCGAAGATACGGACGCCGAACTCTCCGAGATCGAGCGCCTGTTCGGCACCGAAACGGCCAAGATCGTAGACGGGGTCACCAAGATCGGCCAAATGCAGTTCACGACCCGGGAGGAACGGCAGGCCGAAAACATGCGCAAGATGATCCTCGCTATGGCCACCGATATCCGGGTCATTATCGTAAAACTCGCCGACAGGCTCCATAACATGCAGACCCTCGGATTCCAGCCGCCCGAAAAACAGGTGTTGATCGCACGGGAGACCCTGGATATCTATGCCCCCCTCGCGGGACGGATGGGGATCTATTGGTTGAAATCCAGCCTCGAAGATCTCTGTCTTTTTTACCTGGAGCCCGCCATTTACGAGATGATCAAGACGGAACTGGCCATGCGGCGGGGGGCCCGGGAAAAGTTCATTGAGGAGGTCAAGGCCCTTCTCTCCAGGAAGCTTGAAGAGGCCAATATCAAGGCCACCATCAAAGGAAGACACAAGCATTTTTACAGCATCTACAGAAAGATGCGGGACCAGAACCTGAACGTCAATCAGGTCCACGACGTTGTAGCCTTCCGGGTGATCGTGAATTCCCTGAGGGAATGTTATGAGATCCTGGGTCTTATTCATTCCATGTGGAAGCCGGTGGCCGGGCGTTTCAAGGATTATATCTCGATGCCCAAGGCCAACATGTACCAGTCTCTCCATACCACGGTGATTGGACCTCTGGGTCAGCGGATGGAGATCCAGATCCGCACCTGGGAGATGGACAGGGTGGCTGAGGAGGGAATCGCCGCCCACTGGAAATACAAAGAGGGCCTTTCTTCGAGCAGGGAGGATGAGAGGCAGTTCGCTTGGTTGCGGCAGCTCCTGGAGTGGCAGAAGAGCCTCAAGGACCCGAGGGAGTTCATGGAATCCGTACGCATGGACCTCTTTCCCGACGAGGTCTATGTTTTCACGCCCCGGGGAGAAGTGAAGGCCTTCCCCCGGGGGGCCACGCCCGTGGATTTTGCTTACAGCATCCACTCCGAGGTGGGGGACAAGTGCGCCGGTGCCCGGGTGAACGGACGGATGGTCCCTTTGCGATACCAGCTCAAGAATGGTGATATGGTGGAGATCATCACCTCCGCGAAGGCCCATCCAAGCAAGGACTGGCTGGATTTTGTGAAGACCTCCCGTGCCAAGACGAAGATCAGGCACTGGATCAGGGGACAGGAAACGGACCAGAGCATCACTCTGGGGAGAGAAATCCTGGAAAAGGCCCTGGAGCAGAACCATATCAACCTGCCCAACCTTCAAAAAAGCGAACCCCTGGCGGCCCTGGCCAGGGAATTCTCCTTTCACACGGTCCAGGATCTGCTGGCCAACATCGGTTACGGAAAGGTTTCAGTCCGCCAGGTCATCGGCCGGCTCAAACCCAAGCTGGGGATAGAAGAGGAGAAGGTCCATGGGATCGTCAGCAAGATGGTTTCGCGGATCAAGCGGAAGAAGAGCACCCGGCGCATCAAGGTAAAGGGTGTGGACCACATGATGGTCCGTTTCGCCAACTGTTGCAATCCTCTTCCTGGTGAGCCGGTCATCGGTTTTATCACCCGCGGAAGGGGAGTGACAATCCACAAGCACGATTGCCGCCACATCAAGGAGGCTAACCCGGAGCGCCTGGTGGACGTCGTGTGGGAGAGCTCGGCGGAGGAAGTACATGCGGTCAAGTTGAAGGTGACCACCCTGGAGGGCAAAGGGGTCCTGGCCGAGGTCAGCGCCGCAATCGCCCAAAAGGACGGCAATATCCTTCAGGCGGATGTTAAGACCACGGTGGACCACAAGGGGATCTCGGTCTTTACGGTAGAGATCACGGATTACCGGCACTTGCAGGAAATCATCAATGCCCTCAAGAGGGTGAAGAACGTCCTGCTGGTTGAGAGGTTGTGA
- a CDS encoding protein-L-isoaspartate(D-aspartate) O-methyltransferase, with translation MNHDYRVARERMVKNQLIPRGITDENVLRAMGKIHRHLFVEEALVGEAYNDHPLPIGHKQTISQPYIVALMTQALDLTGKERTLELGTGSGYQTAVLAELSRTVYTIERIRPLLERAKEILDRLGYTNILYRACDGTLGWKEFSPYDAIIVTAGAPKIPDPLLEQLAEGGRLVIPIGNKFGQDLIKVVRTKNRFERENLGGCRFVDLIGVHGWKE, from the coding sequence ATGAACCACGATTACCGCGTCGCCAGAGAAAGGATGGTGAAGAACCAGCTGATTCCCCGGGGAATCACGGATGAGAACGTCCTGAGGGCCATGGGGAAGATCCATCGCCATCTCTTCGTGGAAGAGGCCTTGGTCGGAGAGGCATACAATGACCATCCCCTTCCCATCGGACACAAGCAGACCATCTCCCAGCCCTATATCGTCGCCCTTATGACACAGGCCTTGGATCTGACCGGAAAGGAGCGGACCCTGGAACTGGGCACGGGGAGCGGTTACCAGACGGCCGTGCTGGCCGAGCTCTCCCGGACCGTATACACCATCGAGCGGATTCGCCCTCTCCTTGAAAGGGCAAAGGAAATTCTGGACCGCTTGGGATACACCAACATTCTTTACAGGGCCTGCGACGGCACCCTGGGATGGAAGGAGTTTTCTCCCTATGACGCCATCATCGTCACAGCCGGGGCTCCCAAGATCCCTGATCCTCTTCTCGAACAACTGGCTGAGGGCGGGCGACTGGTTATCCCGATCGGGAACAAGTTCGGTCAGGATCTGATCAAGGTGGTCAGGACCAAGAACAGGTTCGAACGGGAGAACCTGGGGGGTTGCCGGTTCGTAGATCTCATCGGTGTCCACGGCTGGAAGGAGTAA
- the recG gene encoding ATP-dependent DNA helicase RecG, translating to MSPPRTGRTLKAAPSLKSFQRLFYPLSSLKGIGAKRAESLARKGLHSIIDLLLFLPLRYEDRRGVSSWAHAGEGVPLQVSGQVLFGKEERYDRGRKRLFRIRIREGDETLDLLWFHYRKGFLASLSTPGTRLLVYGRIKRGKGGRYQMIHPDVTLLGGTRRPSSGPLKGYVPVYSSVKGVSNRLLGTIMERTLEDYAEELVDPVPGEVLLDLNLPGLAEALKFVHRPSSDWPFETLNRFQTPFHRRLLFDRFFLVAAALQFLKRDREKKCAPTLSVPPGLMDRLRDIFPFTLTPAQQRSIRDISADLARLVPMNRLLLGDVGCGKTAVAAAAVHIAALNGKQAALMVPTRILAEQHMEFFSGIAREMRLRPLLVTGENGGGGRGRFPGTTAGGTVDLVIGTHALLRESLEFPDLGLVIIDEQHRFGVRERAALLRKGKSPHQLVMSATPIPRTLAMTLYGDMDISIIDARPPGYRPVKTRIVTENEKRIVFDAVREALKKGRQCFVVCPAIEGPEGNGLKGAQDMAERLLRLLHPPFRVGLIHGRMAQGERESVMEDFRKGRIDLLVGTTVLEVGIHVPNATVMVIEHPERFGLAQLHQLRGRVGRGKEEGTCFLVVSRNLPERVLSRLKIIEQSSDGFYIARKDMELRGPGNLTGLQQAGIGELDLEEVLREQDLLFRAREAARRVLDRDPDLSLPEHAALKAALDSLFRYPMDVP from the coding sequence GTGTCACCTCCTCGAACGGGCCGAACCCTGAAAGCGGCGCCGTCTTTGAAGTCGTTTCAACGGCTCTTTTACCCCCTCTCTTCCCTTAAGGGCATAGGCGCGAAGAGGGCCGAATCCCTCGCCCGCAAAGGCCTTCACAGCATAATCGACCTCCTCCTCTTTCTCCCGCTACGTTATGAAGACCGACGAGGGGTCTCGTCCTGGGCCCATGCCGGGGAAGGTGTGCCGCTCCAGGTTTCAGGGCAGGTTCTCTTCGGAAAGGAGGAAAGGTACGATCGAGGCCGAAAGAGGCTTTTCAGGATCCGGATCAGGGAAGGGGACGAGACCCTGGATCTCCTCTGGTTTCACTACCGGAAAGGTTTTCTCGCGTCTCTTTCGACCCCGGGAACCCGGCTACTGGTATACGGACGAATAAAGCGGGGTAAGGGGGGACGGTACCAGATGATCCACCCCGACGTGACCCTGCTGGGGGGAACCCGGAGGCCTTCCAGCGGGCCCCTGAAGGGATACGTACCTGTCTATTCCTCTGTCAAGGGTGTCTCGAACCGTCTCCTTGGAACGATCATGGAAAGGACCCTTGAGGACTATGCAGAGGAACTGGTCGATCCCGTCCCCGGGGAGGTCCTCCTGGACCTGAACCTTCCCGGTCTGGCCGAGGCCTTGAAATTCGTTCACAGGCCTTCATCCGATTGGCCCTTCGAGACCCTAAACCGTTTCCAAACCCCCTTCCACCGGCGTCTTCTCTTCGACCGCTTCTTCCTGGTGGCAGCGGCACTCCAGTTTCTGAAAAGGGACCGAGAGAAGAAGTGCGCTCCGACCCTCTCCGTTCCGCCAGGCCTGATGGATCGCCTTCGTGATATCTTTCCCTTCACCCTGACCCCGGCCCAGCAAAGGTCCATCAGGGATATCTCGGCAGACCTTGCACGGCTCGTTCCCATGAACCGATTGCTTCTCGGTGATGTTGGTTGCGGCAAGACCGCGGTAGCGGCCGCGGCGGTCCACATTGCAGCATTGAACGGCAAACAGGCCGCTCTTATGGTTCCTACCAGAATCCTGGCGGAACAGCACATGGAGTTCTTCTCAGGGATTGCCCGTGAAATGAGGCTGCGTCCATTGCTCGTAACCGGAGAGAACGGCGGTGGGGGACGGGGGAGGTTCCCCGGGACCACGGCGGGAGGCACTGTGGATCTGGTGATCGGGACCCACGCCCTCCTGCGGGAATCCCTGGAATTTCCCGACCTGGGACTGGTCATCATCGACGAGCAGCACCGTTTCGGGGTCAGGGAACGGGCCGCCCTCCTTCGCAAGGGGAAAAGTCCTCACCAGCTGGTAATGTCCGCAACTCCTATTCCACGGACCCTGGCTATGACCCTTTATGGGGATATGGACATCTCTATCATCGATGCCCGTCCCCCGGGGTACCGTCCTGTGAAGACCCGGATCGTCACGGAAAACGAGAAGAGGATCGTTTTCGATGCAGTCAGGGAGGCCCTTAAAAAGGGCCGGCAATGTTTCGTGGTCTGCCCCGCCATTGAGGGCCCTGAGGGTAATGGGTTGAAGGGCGCCCAGGATATGGCGGAAAGGTTGCTTCGTCTCCTCCATCCCCCTTTCCGGGTCGGTTTGATCCACGGGAGGATGGCTCAAGGGGAACGGGAGTCCGTCATGGAGGATTTCCGGAAGGGTCGCATCGATCTGCTCGTGGGAACCACTGTACTCGAGGTGGGCATCCACGTCCCCAATGCCACGGTTATGGTGATCGAACACCCGGAGCGTTTCGGCCTGGCCCAGCTTCACCAGCTCCGGGGAAGAGTGGGAAGGGGCAAGGAAGAGGGAACCTGTTTTCTAGTGGTGTCACGGAACCTGCCCGAGCGTGTCTTGTCGCGGTTGAAGATCATCGAGCAGAGCAGTGACGGATTTTACATCGCCCGCAAAGACATGGAACTACGGGGACCCGGGAATTTAACCGGCCTTCAACAGGCGGGGATCGGGGAACTGGACCTGGAAGAAGTCTTAAGGGAGCAGGACTTGCTTTTTCGGGCAAGGGAGGCCGCCAGGCGGGTGCTGGACAGGGATCCGGATCTTTCGCTTCCGGAACATGCGGCTTTAAAGGCCGCTTTGGATTCCCTGTTCCGGTATCCCATGGATGTGCCGTGA
- a CDS encoding 50S ribosomal protein L28 — MSKVCEICGKRPQVGYNVSHAHNKTKKRWYPNLQKVRVQKNGRTVRMKVCTSCIKSGFITKA, encoded by the coding sequence ATGTCAAAGGTATGTGAAATCTGCGGGAAAAGACCCCAAGTTGGATATAATGTCAGCCATGCCCACAACAAAACGAAAAAACGATGGTATCCGAATCTCCAGAAGGTGAGGGTCCAAAAGAATGGAAGAACCGTCAGGATGAAGGTCTGCACCAGTTGCATCAAATCCGGGTTCATCACCAAGGCCTAA
- a CDS encoding 6-phosphofructokinase, whose protein sequence is MAKTTPKKPIIAVLTGGGDVPGLNPCIKTLVYRSHQEGIRILGIRRGWAGILGYDPEDPRVGFKYLQELNPPEVRTIDRSGGTYLHTSRTNPSAARKKDVPPFLQERFKDADQVLDLTDVVLKNLEKLGVDCIIPIGGDDTLSFAERLHREGFPVIAIPKTMDNDVFGTDYCIGFSTAVTRSVGFIHALRTATGSHERIAVIELFGRYCGETSLISAYLAGVDRAIISEVPFDPNRLAELIMVDKRANPKNYAMITISEGARMIQGEMKLSGDCDAYGHRKLGGIGEETGQLLKELTGENVLNQRLSYLMRSGTPDSLDLMVAVNYANMAIDLFLRKTFGRLIALSRGAYTDIPLSTVTMGQKRVDVKELYDLDEYRPKVWHVGGKPMFLY, encoded by the coding sequence ATGGCCAAGACAACCCCCAAAAAGCCCATCATCGCGGTGCTGACCGGCGGCGGAGATGTGCCGGGTCTAAACCCCTGCATCAAGACTCTAGTATACAGGTCCCATCAAGAAGGGATCCGGATCTTGGGGATCCGACGGGGATGGGCCGGAATCCTGGGATACGATCCTGAAGATCCCCGGGTGGGATTCAAGTACCTCCAGGAACTCAACCCGCCGGAAGTTCGAACGATCGACCGATCCGGGGGGACCTATCTTCATACGTCCAGAACTAATCCGAGTGCCGCCCGGAAAAAGGATGTCCCTCCATTTCTACAGGAAAGATTCAAGGACGCGGACCAGGTTCTGGACCTGACAGACGTAGTTCTGAAAAACCTTGAAAAGCTGGGTGTCGATTGCATCATCCCTATCGGTGGGGATGATACCTTGAGTTTCGCGGAGCGTCTTCACCGGGAGGGCTTCCCTGTCATAGCCATCCCCAAGACCATGGACAATGACGTCTTCGGGACCGATTACTGCATAGGTTTCTCGACGGCGGTGACCCGTAGCGTCGGATTCATCCATGCCCTCCGGACCGCCACAGGATCCCACGAACGCATAGCGGTCATTGAGCTTTTCGGAAGGTATTGTGGTGAGACCTCCTTGATCTCCGCCTATCTGGCCGGTGTTGACAGGGCCATCATTTCCGAGGTCCCCTTTGATCCGAACCGCTTGGCGGAATTGATCATGGTGGACAAGCGGGCCAATCCAAAGAATTATGCCATGATCACCATCTCGGAAGGGGCGCGGATGATCCAGGGAGAAATGAAGCTCTCCGGGGATTGCGATGCTTACGGCCACCGTAAACTGGGCGGTATAGGGGAGGAAACCGGACAACTCCTGAAGGAACTCACGGGAGAGAACGTCCTGAACCAGCGGCTCTCCTACTTGATGAGAAGCGGAACACCCGATTCCCTGGATCTTATGGTGGCGGTCAACTATGCCAATATGGCGATCGACCTTTTCCTTAGAAAAACCTTCGGACGCCTCATTGCCTTGAGCAGGGGTGCTTATACGGATATTCCCCTGAGCACCGTGACCATGGGGCAGAAGCGGGTGGATGTGAAAGAACTCTATGACCTAGATGAATACAGGCCCAAGGTATGGCACGTGGGCGGGAAACCCATGTTCCTGTATTGA
- a CDS encoding proline--tRNA ligase codes for MRYSQYFIPTYKEVPAEAEVVSHQLMLRAGLIRKLTSGIYTYLPAGLRAIRKVENIIREEMNRAGAIELLMPSVQPAELWMESGRWDFYGRELLRFKDRHNRDACLGPTHEEVITDLVRREIQSYKQMPINLYQIQTKFRDEIRPRFGIMRCREFIMKDAYSFDADEAGADHSYRLMYEAYERIFRRCGLKFRAVEADSGAIGGSFSHEFMVLADTGEDQIVSCTECNYAANLEKAEVAPEKSSDPATEEKLKALEEVETPNQRTVEEVTAFLSVAPRQLVKTLLFLADGEPVAALVRGDHELNEIKLKNFLGADEVELADPRTVEEVTGAPMGFAGPVGLEIKIVADQALRSMRNFVTGGNREDLHLRNVNLERDFKVDRFGDLRVISPGDPCPKCGGEIRFKRGIEVGHVFKLGTKYSRAMRAVYLDENGQERYIIMGCYGIGVGRTVAAAIEQNHDENGIIFPIPIAPFEVVILPLQMHEPEVAGAAEELYKDLVDREVDVLLDDRDVRGGIKFKDADLLGTPIRVTIGMRNLKNGQVELKLRRESESRLIPLENASALIRDQIKQLYDSVK; via the coding sequence ATGCGATACTCCCAGTACTTTATTCCGACCTATAAGGAAGTTCCCGCGGAGGCCGAAGTCGTCAGCCACCAATTGATGCTTCGTGCGGGGTTGATCAGAAAACTCACCTCCGGCATCTATACTTACCTTCCCGCGGGTCTGCGGGCGATCCGGAAGGTGGAAAATATTATACGGGAAGAGATGAACCGGGCCGGCGCCATCGAACTCCTTATGCCGTCCGTTCAACCGGCTGAATTGTGGATGGAGAGCGGCAGGTGGGACTTTTACGGCCGTGAACTGCTTCGGTTCAAGGATCGTCACAACCGGGACGCCTGCCTGGGTCCGACCCATGAAGAGGTCATCACGGATCTCGTGCGGCGTGAAATCCAGTCTTACAAGCAGATGCCCATCAATCTTTACCAGATCCAGACCAAGTTCCGCGATGAAATCCGGCCCAGGTTCGGTATCATGCGATGCCGTGAATTCATCATGAAGGATGCTTACAGTTTCGATGCGGACGAGGCGGGAGCTGACCACAGTTACCGGCTCATGTACGAGGCCTACGAGCGCATCTTCCGGCGGTGCGGTCTGAAGTTCAGGGCCGTGGAGGCCGACTCCGGAGCTATCGGGGGTAGCTTTTCCCACGAGTTCATGGTGCTGGCCGACACCGGAGAGGACCAGATCGTGAGCTGCACGGAATGCAACTACGCTGCGAACCTGGAAAAGGCGGAAGTGGCTCCGGAAAAATCTTCGGACCCAGCGACCGAGGAGAAGCTGAAGGCCTTGGAGGAAGTGGAGACCCCGAATCAGAGGACAGTGGAAGAAGTCACCGCCTTTCTCTCCGTGGCCCCTCGACAGCTCGTCAAGACCCTTTTGTTTCTCGCTGACGGGGAGCCCGTGGCCGCCCTGGTCCGGGGGGACCACGAACTGAACGAGATCAAATTGAAGAACTTTCTCGGGGCGGATGAGGTGGAGCTGGCGGATCCCCGGACCGTGGAGGAAGTGACCGGCGCCCCTATGGGCTTTGCGGGGCCCGTGGGACTGGAGATCAAGATAGTTGCGGATCAGGCCCTCCGGAGCATGCGGAATTTTGTGACGGGGGGCAACCGGGAGGACCTCCATCTCCGGAACGTTAATCTGGAAAGGGACTTCAAGGTGGACCGGTTCGGGGATCTACGGGTCATCTCTCCCGGGGATCCGTGCCCCAAGTGCGGGGGGGAGATCCGTTTTAAGAGGGGGATCGAAGTCGGACACGTCTTCAAACTGGGAACCAAGTACAGCCGGGCCATGCGGGCCGTTTACCTGGACGAGAACGGGCAGGAGCGTTACATTATCATGGGTTGCTATGGTATCGGCGTAGGCCGCACCGTGGCAGCCGCCATTGAGCAGAATCACGACGAAAACGGGATCATTTTCCCCATCCCCATCGCGCCCTTCGAGGTGGTGATCCTGCCCCTCCAGATGCACGAGCCGGAGGTGGCCGGAGCCGCGGAGGAACTTTACAAGGACCTCGTGGACAGGGAGGTGGATGTACTCCTGGATGACCGGGATGTTCGGGGAGGGATCAAGTTCAAGGATGCCGATCTCCTGGGGACCCCCATCCGCGTGACCATTGGTATGCGGAACCTCAAGAACGGCCAGGTGGAACTGAAGCTCCGGCGGGAGTCGGAGAGCCGGTTGATCCCCCTCGAAAATGCCTCCGCCCTGATAAGGGATCAGATCAAGCAGCTCTATGATTCGGTTAAATGA
- the mpl gene encoding UDP-N-acetylmuramate:L-alanyl-gamma-D-glutamyl-meso-diaminopimelate ligase, with amino-acid sequence MEGSCPAPYAKLSPGLNRIPGNLRSIHLMGICGTGMASLAGILKEKGYEVKGSDQNVYPPMSDFLRKLGIPIREGYAPRNLHPRPDLVIVGNVITRLNPEALELARLGIPYLSFPQALKIFAIEEKRPIVVCGTHGKTTTSSMIAWLLERSGMDPGFMIGGIPLNFSTGFKLGKGPYFVVEGDEYDTAFFDKGPKFLHYAPWASVLTSIEFDHADIYRDLEHVLESFRKLIRILPSSGVIVANGDDPLVRAEVEKAPCRVITYGFGSDVDWRAVDVEVRENGTRFRILMDGDEYLRIKTPVYGDHNIHNLLSTVALSAFLGEAPAVTAEAALSFLGVKRRQEIRGEKGGVLVLDDFAHHPTAVRETLRAVREKYRGRRIVAVFEPRSNSSRRRVFQARYAESFNAADRVLIPEPPMMEKVPLQERFSSKKLVADLLQRGVQATYHPDTESLLRALLGGIKRGDVVLVMSNGSFDNLIDRLLKRMDNFPVPQR; translated from the coding sequence ATGGAGGGTTCATGCCCTGCACCCTATGCAAAGCTTTCCCCCGGGCTCAATCGGATCCCTGGAAACCTTCGATCCATCCACCTCATGGGTATCTGCGGCACGGGAATGGCTTCCCTTGCCGGAATCTTGAAAGAGAAAGGCTACGAGGTCAAGGGTTCTGATCAGAATGTATACCCGCCCATGAGCGATTTTCTCCGAAAACTGGGTATTCCCATCCGGGAAGGTTATGCCCCCCGCAACCTCCATCCCCGACCGGACCTAGTCATCGTAGGCAACGTCATTACCAGGCTCAACCCTGAGGCCCTGGAACTCGCCAGGCTGGGTATTCCCTATCTCTCTTTTCCCCAGGCCTTGAAGATCTTTGCCATCGAGGAGAAGAGACCTATCGTTGTGTGCGGCACCCATGGCAAGACCACGACCAGTTCCATGATAGCTTGGCTCCTGGAGAGAAGCGGGATGGATCCCGGATTCATGATAGGGGGAATTCCCCTCAATTTTTCCACCGGTTTTAAGCTCGGCAAAGGTCCTTACTTCGTGGTGGAGGGAGATGAGTATGACACCGCTTTTTTTGACAAGGGACCCAAGTTCCTCCACTATGCACCCTGGGCGTCGGTGCTTACAAGCATCGAGTTCGACCATGCGGATATCTACCGGGATCTGGAGCATGTCCTGGAGAGTTTTCGAAAACTGATCCGTATCCTTCCCTCTTCCGGGGTTATCGTGGCCAACGGGGACGATCCCCTTGTACGGGCCGAGGTGGAAAAAGCCCCCTGCCGGGTCATCACTTACGGGTTTGGTTCGGATGTGGACTGGAGGGCCGTGGATGTGGAGGTCCGGGAAAACGGGACCCGGTTCAGGATCCTCATGGATGGGGATGAGTATCTCAGAATCAAGACCCCGGTCTACGGGGATCACAACATCCACAACCTGCTTTCCACTGTGGCCCTTTCAGCGTTCCTTGGGGAGGCCCCTGCCGTAACGGCAGAGGCTGCACTCTCTTTTCTCGGGGTAAAGAGACGGCAGGAGATCCGCGGGGAAAAGGGAGGGGTGCTGGTCCTGGACGATTTCGCCCACCATCCCACGGCGGTCCGGGAGACCCTCCGGGCGGTGAGAGAAAAATACAGGGGCCGCCGAATCGTGGCGGTCTTTGAACCCCGGTCCAATTCGAGCCGAAGGAGGGTATTCCAGGCCAGGTACGCCGAATCTTTCAACGCGGCCGATCGGGTCCTGATCCCCGAGCCCCCAATGATGGAAAAGGTCCCGCTACAGGAGCGTTTTTCTTCAAAAAAGCTGGTCGCCGACTTGCTTCAAAGGGGAGTTCAGGCCACCTACCATCCGGATACCGAAAGTCTTCTCAGGGCCCTTCTGGGCGGAATCAAGAGGGGGGACGTCGTCCTGGTAATGTCCAACGGATCTTTTGATAACCTCATTGACAGGCTTTTGAAAAGAATGGACAATTTTCCTGTTCCGCAAAGATAA